A section of the Streptomyces sp. NBC_00178 genome encodes:
- a CDS encoding bifunctional glycosyltransferase/CDP-glycerol:glycerophosphate glycerophosphotransferase — protein MKPLLSVVVPVHNVEDYLRECLASLAGQSLKDIEVVLVDDGSTDGSRRIAEDFASRDARFRCVHQPNAGLSAARNTGVSHTDPGVPYLAFADSDDVLVHDAYERMLASLESTGSDLVTGNVWRLDEQGRQQAWQYRWLTGDRPRTHITRDPRLLADRVAWNKVFRRTFWDRHAFSFPVGRLYEDTPVMIPAHYLADAVDVLHEHVYLWRVREGSITRRRTDVRGVRDRIAACERVSAFLADRGPGQRLRYDASCLRDDFVYFLEGLPMGGPEYRAAFMEDAGAFLDRAGDAALTGLPAEARIRWRLVRERRLGELLAVLAFERADGSGTFTVTGPPGRRRAAHPGVAGAGNVSARLGSGDLPVVARLTESSWGADGRLRLRGYAYVRNLPADTALRSLKAGLVKEAGGRRLRAVPVRTVRTDLATADSGQSLHRYDHAGFEMVLDPGRLGTGTWQVGVVLAGHGTVRRAALRATEAAAAQPLVHDLGDGLRAVLGYRDGRLELAVERLPALALAHDGGAETAELTGRLYGGARPDTLVLSRDGSAGHACPVRITDGGPGGPEEAHFRVRVPLAALAAEAGPPPVASPGETPPPGARWRAVLLTDGGGQVPLAAAPDMAPPLFADAAGHLVAEVTGEPLVTGASAAPDGGLRIEGLGTGALVLRHTTLGETVTVPAEERDGRFRAVLAEPPREGDWELSLDGRPVRVTGLLAARLPVAAGGDRFRLGRRHGDRLTVRCAPPLGDAERSAHRRARLRSAHYPAQRGLPLRDAVLYAGNGAPRAVHAEIVRRGADAEHLWVTDGSAGDAARVPATAVPVVAHGAAWHEALARARHVVAAGPLPAWFERRPGQTVVQTWHGAPLGRFGLDLAGTLYADHQHLDTLAAGAAQWSVLVSPSSFATPHLRRALAYGGEVLEAGSPAGDLLCAPDRDGTAERVRGALGIPEGHRVVLHAPTYRDHLAHAPRSLPAGSPPLYRWDPALDHAELARSLDGRTTVLVRRHPRVTGSVPAHPALRDVSGHPDVAELLLIADVLVTDYAGLAFDFAHTGRPMLFHTYDLEHYRDTVRGFCLDFETRAPGPLLVSTQEVAQALRATPASAALHADAYESFRRDFCGPADGGAARRVVDRLLDGAPEDSRPLSP, from the coding sequence ATGAAGCCACTCCTCAGCGTCGTCGTCCCCGTGCACAACGTCGAGGACTACCTGCGGGAGTGCCTCGCCTCGCTGGCCGGCCAGTCCCTGAAGGACATCGAGGTGGTGCTGGTCGACGACGGCTCGACGGACGGGAGCCGCCGCATCGCGGAGGACTTCGCGTCACGGGACGCTCGCTTCCGCTGCGTCCACCAGCCCAACGCCGGGCTGAGCGCCGCCCGCAACACGGGGGTCTCCCACACCGACCCGGGGGTGCCGTACCTGGCGTTCGCCGACAGCGACGACGTACTCGTCCACGACGCGTACGAACGGATGCTGGCGTCCCTGGAGTCGACGGGATCGGACCTGGTCACCGGCAACGTGTGGCGGCTGGACGAGCAGGGCAGGCAGCAGGCCTGGCAGTACCGCTGGCTGACCGGCGACCGCCCGCGCACCCACATCACCCGCGACCCGCGGCTGCTGGCCGACCGGGTCGCGTGGAACAAGGTGTTCCGGCGCACGTTCTGGGACCGGCACGCCTTCTCCTTCCCGGTCGGCCGGCTCTACGAGGACACGCCGGTGATGATCCCCGCGCACTACCTCGCCGACGCGGTGGACGTCCTGCACGAACACGTCTACCTCTGGCGGGTGCGGGAGGGCTCGATCACCCGGCGGCGCACCGACGTCCGGGGCGTCCGGGACCGCATCGCGGCCTGCGAGCGGGTCAGCGCGTTCCTCGCGGACCGCGGTCCCGGGCAGCGGCTGCGCTACGACGCCTCGTGCCTGCGCGACGACTTCGTGTACTTCCTGGAAGGGCTGCCGATGGGCGGCCCCGAATACCGCGCGGCCTTCATGGAGGACGCGGGCGCCTTCCTCGACCGCGCGGGCGACGCGGCCCTGACCGGTCTGCCCGCCGAGGCCCGGATCAGGTGGCGGCTGGTCCGGGAGCGCCGGCTCGGCGAGCTGCTGGCCGTCCTGGCCTTCGAACGCGCCGACGGCAGCGGCACGTTCACCGTCACGGGACCGCCGGGGAGGCGGCGCGCCGCCCATCCCGGGGTGGCGGGTGCCGGCAACGTGTCGGCGCGGCTCGGCAGCGGCGATCTGCCCGTGGTGGCCCGGCTGACGGAGTCCTCCTGGGGCGCCGACGGCCGGCTGCGGCTGCGCGGCTACGCCTACGTCCGCAACCTCCCGGCGGACACGGCCCTGCGGTCGCTGAAGGCGGGGCTGGTGAAGGAGGCGGGCGGCAGACGGCTGCGGGCCGTGCCCGTCCGCACGGTGCGGACCGACCTGGCCACGGCGGACTCCGGCCAGTCGCTGCACCGCTACGACCACGCGGGCTTCGAGATGGTCCTGGATCCGGGGCGGCTGGGGACCGGCACCTGGCAGGTGGGCGTGGTCCTCGCCGGGCACGGCACCGTGCGCCGGGCCGCCCTGCGCGCCACGGAGGCGGCGGCCGCGCAGCCGCTGGTCCACGACCTGGGCGACGGGCTGCGCGCCGTGCTCGGCTACCGGGACGGCCGACTGGAACTGGCCGTCGAGCGGCTGCCGGCACTGGCCCTCGCCCATGACGGCGGAGCGGAGACCGCGGAACTGACCGGCCGGCTGTACGGCGGCGCGCGCCCGGACACCCTCGTGCTCAGCCGTGACGGTTCGGCGGGGCACGCCTGCCCGGTACGGATCACGGACGGCGGCCCCGGCGGCCCGGAGGAGGCGCACTTCCGCGTCCGCGTGCCGCTCGCGGCACTCGCGGCCGAGGCCGGACCGCCCCCCGTCGCCTCCCCCGGGGAGACCCCGCCGCCCGGTGCGCGGTGGCGGGCCGTGCTCCTGACCGACGGGGGCGGCCAGGTGCCCCTCGCCGCCGCGCCGGACATGGCGCCGCCCCTCTTCGCCGACGCGGCGGGCCACCTGGTGGCGGAGGTGACCGGCGAACCCCTCGTGACCGGCGCCTCGGCCGCGCCGGACGGCGGACTGCGGATCGAAGGGCTCGGGACCGGAGCCCTGGTGCTGCGTCACACCACCCTCGGCGAGACGGTGACCGTCCCCGCCGAGGAGCGGGACGGACGCTTCCGCGCCGTACTCGCCGAGCCGCCCCGCGAAGGGGACTGGGAGCTGTCCCTCGACGGCCGGCCCGTCCGCGTGACCGGCCTGCTCGCCGCCCGGCTGCCGGTCGCCGCCGGCGGTGACCGCTTCCGGCTCGGCCGGCGGCACGGCGACCGGCTGACCGTGCGCTGCGCGCCGCCGCTCGGGGACGCGGAGCGCAGCGCCCACCGCCGCGCCCGGCTGCGCTCGGCGCACTACCCGGCGCAGCGCGGACTGCCCCTGAGGGACGCGGTGCTCTACGCGGGAAACGGCGCGCCGCGCGCCGTCCACGCCGAGATCGTGCGCCGGGGCGCGGACGCGGAACACCTCTGGGTCACCGACGGATCGGCGGGCGACGCCGCCCGTGTACCGGCCACCGCAGTCCCGGTCGTGGCGCACGGCGCCGCGTGGCACGAGGCGCTGGCCCGCGCGCGCCACGTCGTCGCGGCGGGCCCCCTGCCCGCGTGGTTCGAGCGCCGCCCGGGCCAGACGGTCGTGCAGACCTGGCACGGCGCCCCGCTCGGCCGGTTCGGCCTGGACCTCGCGGGCACCCTGTACGCCGACCACCAGCACCTGGACACGCTGGCCGCCGGCGCGGCCCAGTGGTCGGTCCTGGTCTCCCCGAGCAGCTTCGCGACCCCCCACCTGCGCCGGGCACTGGCCTACGGGGGCGAGGTCCTGGAGGCGGGCTCCCCGGCCGGTGACCTGCTGTGCGCACCGGACCGGGACGGAACGGCCGAGCGGGTGCGCGGGGCGCTGGGCATCCCGGAGGGGCACCGCGTGGTGCTCCACGCCCCGACGTACCGGGACCACCTCGCGCACGCCCCGCGCAGCCTCCCCGCCGGCTCGCCGCCGCTGTACCGCTGGGACCCCGCACTCGATCACGCGGAACTGGCGCGGTCGCTCGACGGGCGCACCACGGTGCTGGTCCGCAGGCATCCCCGGGTCACGGGGAGCGTGCCGGCACACCCCGCGCTGCGGGACGTGTCCGGGCATCCGGACGTCGCCGAGCTGCTGCTGATCGCCGACGTGCTGGTCACCGACTACGCGGGGCTGGCCTTCGACTTCGCGCACACCGGCCGCCCGATGCTCTTCCACACCTACGACCTGGAGCACTACCGGGACACCGTGCGCGGCTTCTGCCTCGACTTCGAGACGCGCGCGCCCGGGCCCCTCCTCGTCAGCACCCAGGAGGTGGCCCAGGCGCTGCGGGCCACCCCGGCGTCGGCGGCCCTGCACGCGGACGCCTACGAGAGCTTCCGGCGGGACTTCTGCGGTCCGGCCGACGGCGGTGCCGCCCGCCGCGTCGTGGACCGGCTCCTCGACGGGGCGCCGGAGGACTCGCGGCCGCTCAGCCCTTGA
- a CDS encoding TetR/AcrR family transcriptional regulator, whose product MNTERRTGRRTPAGAAVLREDVTDAIRVAVFEELAAVGFARMSIEGIARRAGVGKTAVYRRWKSKLHLVLDLVAAVAAQGMPAPATGSLYGDVRAVLELASYALRHPLASQVIPDLLVEAARSPEISDAIKAALLDPQQGVAAVVVREAVARGELPEGSDPDRALDLIVGPLYWRLAVVRGSLPKGYLDDLAASAVRALKG is encoded by the coding sequence ATGAACACCGAACGGCGAACCGGGCGCCGCACCCCGGCGGGCGCCGCGGTGCTGCGGGAGGACGTGACCGACGCGATCCGTGTCGCCGTCTTCGAGGAGCTGGCCGCCGTGGGATTCGCCCGGATGTCGATCGAGGGCATCGCCCGCCGCGCGGGGGTGGGCAAGACCGCCGTCTACCGGCGCTGGAAGTCCAAGCTGCACCTCGTCCTGGACCTGGTGGCGGCCGTCGCGGCACAGGGCATGCCGGCGCCCGCCACCGGGTCGCTGTACGGGGACGTCCGGGCCGTGCTCGAACTGGCCTCGTACGCGCTGAGGCACCCCCTCGCCTCGCAGGTGATCCCGGATCTGCTGGTCGAGGCGGCCCGCAGCCCGGAGATCTCCGACGCCATCAAGGCCGCCCTGCTCGACCCGCAGCAGGGCGTGGCCGCCGTGGTCGTGCGCGAGGCGGTCGCACGCGGCGAGCTTCCCGAGGGCAGCGATCCGGACCGGGCGCTCGACCTCATCGTCGGGCCGCTCTACTGGCGTCTGGCCGTCGTCCGCGGCAGCCTCCCGAAGGGCTACCTGGACGATCTGGCCGCCTCGGCGGTCCGCGCGCTCAAGGGCTGA
- a CDS encoding ABC transporter permease, translated as MVSQTAAPPAPVDTASPTLLPVYEPGELAALAARHGLTVSGARPTLGEYIRQLWGRRHFITAFATAKLTAQYSQAKLGQIWQIMTPLLNATVYYFIFGVLMNTKHGVPDFVPFLVTGVFIWTFTSSSITAGTRAISGNTGLVRALHFPRASLPIALAIQQLQQLLFSLGALFLILLVFGQYPQPSWLLAVPALALQAVFNTGVSMVMARLAARTPDIAQLTPFILRTWMYASGVMWSLDTLLSGDRVPRLVLLALECNPAAVYIDLMRYALIDSFTGAQLPPHVWAVAAGWALVAGVGGFVYFWKAEERYGRG; from the coding sequence GTGGTGAGCCAGACAGCAGCACCGCCGGCCCCGGTGGACACCGCATCTCCCACCCTCCTCCCCGTGTACGAGCCCGGCGAGCTGGCCGCGCTCGCCGCCCGGCACGGGCTCACCGTCAGCGGGGCCCGGCCGACCCTCGGGGAGTACATCCGGCAGCTCTGGGGGCGCAGGCACTTCATCACCGCCTTCGCCACCGCCAAGCTGACCGCCCAGTACAGCCAGGCGAAGCTCGGCCAGATCTGGCAGATCATGACGCCGCTGCTCAACGCGACGGTCTACTACTTCATCTTCGGCGTCCTGATGAACACCAAGCACGGAGTCCCCGACTTCGTGCCCTTCCTCGTCACCGGCGTCTTCATCTGGACCTTCACCTCCAGCTCGATCACGGCCGGCACCCGGGCCATCAGCGGCAACACCGGCCTCGTGCGGGCGCTGCACTTCCCCCGGGCGTCGCTGCCGATCGCGCTGGCCATCCAGCAACTGCAGCAACTGCTCTTCTCTCTGGGCGCGCTGTTCCTGATCCTGCTCGTGTTCGGCCAGTACCCGCAGCCCTCCTGGCTGCTGGCGGTCCCCGCACTCGCCCTCCAGGCGGTGTTCAACACCGGCGTCTCCATGGTCATGGCGCGGCTCGCCGCCAGGACACCAGACATCGCGCAGCTCACCCCCTTCATCCTGCGCACCTGGATGTACGCCTCCGGCGTCATGTGGAGCCTCGACACGCTGCTTTCCGGGGACCGCGTGCCCCGGCTCGTCCTGCTCGCGCTCGAATGCAACCCGGCCGCCGTCTACATCGACCTGATGCGCTACGCCCTGATCGACAGCTTCACCGGCGCGCAGCTGCCCCCGCACGTGTGGGCCGTCGCCGCGGGCTGGGCGCTCGTCGCCGGCGTCGGCGGCTTCGTCTACTTCTGGAAGGCCGAGGAGAGGTACGGACGTGGCTGA
- a CDS encoding ABC transporter ATP-binding protein, whose translation MADTADTRVPTVVVDDVHITYTVNGARTGRGSATSALNRIVSRKQPRGAREVHAVKGVSFAAYKGEAIGLIGSNGSGKSTLLKAIAGLLPPSKGRVHTQGQPSLLGVNAALMSDLTGERNVVLGGLAMGMTREQIRERYQSIVDFSGINEKGDFITLPMRTYSSGMGARLRFSIAAAKSHDVLLIDEALSTGDAKFQRRSRDRIMELREEAGTVFLVSHSNRSITDTCDRAIWLEAGTLRMDGPAEDVVAAYEEFTGPAKPKRPKK comes from the coding sequence GTGGCTGACACCGCCGACACCCGTGTGCCCACCGTCGTCGTCGACGACGTCCACATCACCTACACCGTGAACGGCGCCCGCACAGGCCGCGGCAGCGCCACCTCCGCGCTGAACCGGATCGTGTCGCGCAAGCAGCCCCGGGGAGCACGCGAGGTGCACGCCGTGAAGGGCGTCAGCTTCGCCGCGTACAAGGGCGAGGCGATCGGGCTGATCGGTTCCAACGGTTCCGGGAAGTCGACATTGCTCAAGGCCATCGCGGGTCTCCTGCCGCCGTCGAAGGGCCGGGTCCACACCCAGGGCCAGCCCTCGCTGCTCGGTGTGAACGCCGCCCTGATGAGCGACCTGACCGGGGAGCGCAACGTCGTGCTCGGCGGACTGGCCATGGGGATGACGCGCGAACAGATCCGCGAGCGCTACCAGTCCATCGTCGACTTCTCCGGCATCAACGAGAAGGGCGACTTCATCACCCTGCCGATGCGCACCTACTCCTCCGGCATGGGCGCCCGGCTGCGCTTCTCCATCGCCGCCGCCAAGAGCCACGACGTCCTGCTGATCGACGAGGCCCTGTCCACCGGCGACGCGAAGTTCCAGCGGCGCAGCAGGGACCGCATCATGGAGCTCCGCGAGGAGGCCGGCACGGTGTTCCTGGTCAGCCACAGCAACAGGTCGATCACCGACACCTGCGACCGCGCGATCTGGCTGGAGGCGGGCACCCTCCGGATGGACGGCCCGGCCGAGGACGTGGTCGCCGCCTACGAGGAGTTCACCGGCCCGGCGAAGCCGAAGAGGCCGAAGAAGTAA